Proteins encoded by one window of Chondromyces crocatus:
- the glgX gene encoding glycogen debranching protein GlgX: MRARVWPGTHHSLGATYDGAGVNFALYTESANRVELCLFDAPDAERERERIVLPERTAHVAHGYVPGLRPGQLYGYRVHGPYEPAAGLRFNPNKLLVDPYAYAVANEPDWRAPLFGYDREAGPEDDSLPCGLDSALGAPKCVVVDHAFDWRGDRPPRTPWEDTVIYEMHVKSFTMRHPGVPEPLRGTYAGLASEAAIDHLRRLGVTAVELLPIHEMVTERDLWARGLENHWGYNTLSFFAPAGRYASSGRRGEQITEFKNMVRALHAAGIEVILDVVYNHTAEGSHLGPTLSLRGIDNRTYYRLDPRSPRLYRDFTGCGNSLNTRHPQVLQLVLDSLRYWVTEMHVDGFRFDLASTLARGWYWVKRLGSFLNIIHQDPVLSRTKLIAEPWDLGDGGYQVGNFPVRWAEWNDRYRNAIRRFWKGDEHVAAEIGYRLTGSSDLFELSGRRPQASINFVTAHDGFSLHDLVSYARKHNEANGEENRDGSDHNESENHGVEGETDDPAIVELRERQKRNLFTTLLVSQGVPMLLSGDELGHTQRGNNNAYCQDNELTWLDWDLDARRQALLDFTTRLIAFRRDQPVLRRRRFFSGGYIHGSGLRDIVWFRPDGQEMSSDDWQKPDAHALGILLGGDAIPDCGPQGERILGDTLLLLVNADDRPLDFVLPDIEWGERWALVVDTASAQPPEAGRPPELATKIHRLIGRSMAILRLLEQPGGRERPPR; the protein is encoded by the coding sequence ATGCGCGCGCGTGTCTGGCCTGGTACACATCATTCCCTCGGCGCTACCTATGACGGCGCAGGGGTGAACTTCGCCCTCTACACGGAGAGCGCGAACAGGGTTGAACTCTGCCTCTTCGATGCTCCAGACGCCGAAAGGGAGCGCGAGAGAATCGTGCTCCCGGAGCGTACCGCCCACGTTGCTCACGGCTACGTGCCAGGGCTCCGGCCGGGACAGCTCTACGGCTACCGCGTCCACGGCCCTTACGAGCCTGCCGCCGGTTTGCGCTTCAACCCGAACAAGCTCCTCGTCGACCCGTACGCCTACGCCGTCGCGAACGAGCCTGACTGGCGGGCACCGCTCTTCGGTTACGACCGCGAGGCGGGTCCAGAGGACGACTCCCTCCCGTGCGGCCTCGACAGCGCTCTGGGCGCACCGAAGTGCGTGGTCGTCGACCACGCGTTCGACTGGCGAGGGGATCGCCCCCCGAGGACGCCATGGGAAGACACCGTCATCTACGAGATGCACGTCAAGAGCTTCACCATGCGCCACCCTGGCGTCCCCGAGCCCTTGCGCGGCACCTACGCGGGGCTCGCCTCCGAGGCCGCGATCGACCACCTGCGCCGCCTCGGCGTGACCGCCGTCGAGCTCTTGCCGATCCACGAGATGGTCACCGAGCGCGACCTGTGGGCGCGCGGGCTCGAGAACCACTGGGGCTACAACACCCTCTCGTTCTTCGCGCCCGCCGGGCGCTACGCCTCGAGCGGTCGCCGCGGCGAACAGATCACCGAGTTCAAGAACATGGTGCGCGCCCTCCACGCGGCGGGCATCGAGGTGATCCTCGACGTCGTCTACAACCACACCGCCGAGGGCTCCCACCTCGGCCCCACCCTTTCCCTGCGTGGCATCGACAACCGCACCTACTACCGCCTCGATCCCCGCTCTCCGCGCCTCTACCGAGACTTCACCGGCTGCGGCAACAGCCTCAACACCCGGCACCCCCAGGTCCTCCAGCTCGTGCTGGACAGCCTGCGGTACTGGGTGACGGAGATGCACGTCGACGGCTTCCGCTTCGACCTCGCGTCGACCCTCGCCCGGGGCTGGTACTGGGTGAAGCGGCTGGGCTCCTTCCTCAACATCATCCATCAGGATCCGGTGCTTTCCCGGACCAAGCTCATCGCCGAGCCCTGGGATCTCGGCGACGGGGGCTATCAAGTCGGCAACTTCCCGGTGCGCTGGGCTGAGTGGAACGACCGTTACCGCAACGCCATTCGCCGCTTCTGGAAGGGGGACGAGCACGTCGCCGCCGAGATCGGTTACCGGCTCACCGGCTCCAGTGACCTCTTCGAGCTGAGCGGCCGGAGACCCCAGGCCAGCATCAACTTCGTTACCGCGCACGACGGCTTCAGCCTCCACGATCTCGTCTCGTACGCCCGCAAGCACAACGAGGCGAACGGCGAAGAGAACCGCGACGGCAGCGACCACAACGAGAGCGAGAACCATGGCGTCGAGGGCGAGACCGACGACCCCGCCATCGTGGAGCTGCGCGAGCGGCAGAAGCGCAACCTCTTCACTACGCTGCTCGTCTCCCAGGGCGTCCCCATGCTCCTCTCCGGAGACGAGCTGGGCCACACCCAGCGCGGCAACAACAACGCCTATTGCCAGGACAACGAGCTCACCTGGCTCGACTGGGACCTCGATGCGAGGCGCCAGGCGCTGCTGGACTTCACCACCCGCCTCATCGCCTTCCGGAGAGACCAGCCCGTCCTCCGCCGACGCCGCTTCTTCTCCGGCGGCTACATCCACGGGAGCGGCCTGCGCGACATTGTCTGGTTCAGGCCCGATGGCCAGGAGATGTCCTCGGACGACTGGCAGAAACCCGACGCGCACGCGCTCGGCATCCTGCTCGGGGGTGACGCCATCCCGGACTGCGGTCCTCAGGGCGAGCGCATCCTCGGAGACACGCTGCTCCTCCTCGTCAACGCCGACGATCGGCCGCTCGATTTCGTGCTGCCGGACATCGAATGGGGGGAGCGCTGGGCGCTCGTGGTCGACACCGCCAGCGCGCAGCCGCCGGAGGCCGGCCGCCCTCCCGAGCTGGCGACCAAGATTCACCGGCTGATCGGACGCTCGATGGCCATCTTGAGGCTCCTCGAGCAACCCGGAGGACGAGAACGACCACCGCGCTGA
- a CDS encoding DUF5995 family protein translates to MKLEGSRIDGQPRNAEEALRALDAVADLLRNEGDPRAAFPDVYAIITRRVAQEVSRPDGGVFLEPEWISRLAGRFCEVYVDTVRRSFVEEAQTCEAWRLAHHFGPRGASLPVQEAMLGLSAHINYDLAIGIHDTIVEFGHARDARMLSRYKHDHDQVNELLREAVYETLELLIERHRCAVTEVVYQRAKTAARWFAMAVLRQWRAQVWSTVLAMLSADDVSEKQKIIDSMGQRAAWIARAMVLPSAAYLAGKPLFEGARARINALAA, encoded by the coding sequence ATGAAGCTCGAAGGGAGCAGGATCGATGGGCAGCCCAGGAACGCCGAAGAGGCTCTCCGCGCACTGGATGCTGTCGCGGACCTGCTGCGAAACGAAGGGGATCCTCGCGCAGCGTTCCCGGACGTGTACGCGATCATCACCCGGCGTGTCGCCCAGGAGGTGAGCCGCCCCGACGGTGGGGTGTTCCTGGAGCCCGAGTGGATCTCTCGCCTCGCTGGTCGCTTCTGCGAGGTCTATGTGGACACGGTGCGCCGCAGCTTCGTGGAGGAAGCGCAGACGTGCGAGGCATGGCGGCTCGCCCACCACTTCGGTCCTCGCGGCGCAAGCCTGCCGGTGCAGGAAGCGATGCTCGGTCTGAGCGCGCACATCAACTATGACCTCGCCATCGGCATCCACGACACCATCGTGGAGTTCGGGCATGCCCGCGACGCGCGCATGCTGTCCCGTTACAAGCACGATCACGACCAGGTCAACGAGCTGCTCCGCGAGGCCGTATACGAGACGCTGGAGCTGCTCATCGAGCGCCACCGCTGCGCGGTTACCGAGGTCGTTTACCAGAGGGCGAAGACTGCGGCCAGGTGGTTCGCCATGGCGGTGCTCCGTCAGTGGCGCGCGCAGGTCTGGAGCACCGTGCTCGCGATGCTGAGCGCCGACGATGTCTCCGAGAAGCAGAAGATCATCGACTCCATGGGCCAGCGTGCCGCGTGGATCGCCCGCGCCATGGTCTTGCCGAGCGCCGCCTACCTCGCGGGCAAGCCGCTCTTCGAGGGCGCCCGCGCGCGAATCAACGCGCTGGCGGCCTGA
- the pepN gene encoding aminopeptidase N, with product MTEEQTTPVPHKDTLGREHAEERAARIDDVRYTLTFDIERGASTYRGEATVQFRVTGINDTFLDFRGHRIHRLEINGIEVEPVWADCRLLLPGHRLAPESTVRVIYENEFDHTGDGFHRFVDPEDGETYLFTDFEPFSAHRLFPCFDQPDLKATYRLSVTAPDGWEVISNASIARSEPVGSGRVTVHFHETLRFSTYLFALVAGPYHAVRDEHRGIPLGVFCRRSLARHLDADEIFTITKQGFDFYPAFFDYPYPFKKYDQMFVPEYNAGAMENVGAVTFSERMIFRDPPTEHQRLSRAEVILHEMAHMWFGDLVTMRWWNDLWLNESFATYMSYLAMEHATRFGPGAWTSFNGIKGWAYRQDQLCTTHPVAGEVPDTDHTFLNFDGITYGKGAAAMQQLVAAIGLDAFRDGMRRYFRRHEYGNATLRDFLDAIAVPVGGRSLTEWAHLWLERPALNTLRAEVTAEVTQEGERIAALRLRQEAPAEHPTLRPHRIDVVLGWDDGDALTLEALPAFIDGAEAEVPAAVGRPAPALVFPNHKDLTFAQVALDPRSLAYVRAHLERVRDPLLRQLLGASLWSMVRDRQLSSLDYLALLGEKLPLESDLELTEAALGHAALCLTRYVPEPERAGASSALCEVALRSVGTAPPGDARLTWARALVNAAYGPKDLLLAAGLCDGALGIEGVAIDQDMRWTVAIKWIARGMPGAEERLAEERRRDPSDRGQRAALRAETARPDAATKAAAWEKFHAEGYGSLHLTTAAMAGFAWSFQQEVLDPYQGAFFERVVGTFTSRPPELARAYFNHLFPAWETSPAVLERSQALLDSLGGSQPMLERMLREANDDLARSIACRAHAAGRLSSASRSREGHA from the coding sequence ATGACGGAGGAGCAAACGACGCCGGTGCCTCACAAGGACACGCTGGGCCGGGAGCACGCGGAGGAACGCGCGGCGCGGATCGACGACGTCCGCTACACGCTGACGTTCGACATCGAGCGCGGAGCCTCGACCTATCGAGGCGAGGCCACCGTGCAATTTCGCGTCACAGGAATAAACGACACGTTCCTCGACTTCCGAGGCCACCGTATCCACCGATTGGAGATCAACGGCATCGAGGTAGAACCAGTCTGGGCGGACTGCAGGCTGCTCTTGCCTGGCCATAGGCTCGCGCCTGAATCGACGGTGCGGGTGATCTATGAAAACGAGTTCGATCACACAGGCGATGGCTTCCATCGGTTCGTCGATCCGGAAGATGGCGAGACGTACCTCTTCACCGACTTCGAGCCGTTCAGCGCACACCGCCTGTTTCCTTGCTTCGACCAGCCCGACCTCAAGGCGACGTACCGCCTCTCGGTGACGGCTCCGGACGGCTGGGAGGTGATCAGCAATGCATCCATCGCCCGGTCCGAGCCAGTAGGGTCCGGACGGGTGACCGTCCACTTCCACGAGACGCTCCGCTTCAGCACCTACCTCTTCGCGCTGGTCGCGGGGCCGTACCATGCAGTCCGCGACGAGCACCGCGGCATCCCGCTCGGGGTCTTCTGCCGACGGTCGCTCGCGCGCCACCTCGACGCGGACGAGATCTTCACGATCACGAAGCAGGGATTCGATTTCTATCCCGCGTTCTTCGATTACCCCTACCCCTTCAAGAAATACGACCAGATGTTCGTGCCCGAATACAACGCGGGCGCGATGGAGAATGTCGGGGCGGTGACCTTCAGCGAGCGGATGATCTTCCGCGACCCGCCCACCGAGCATCAGCGTCTCTCCCGGGCCGAGGTGATCCTTCATGAGATGGCCCACATGTGGTTCGGCGATCTGGTCACGATGCGGTGGTGGAACGATCTCTGGCTCAACGAGAGCTTCGCGACGTACATGTCGTATCTGGCGATGGAGCACGCCACCCGCTTCGGGCCTGGTGCGTGGACGTCCTTCAATGGGATCAAGGGGTGGGCGTATCGTCAGGATCAGCTCTGCACGACCCACCCCGTGGCCGGCGAGGTGCCCGACACCGATCACACGTTCCTGAACTTCGACGGTATCACTTACGGCAAGGGCGCGGCAGCCATGCAGCAGCTCGTGGCTGCCATTGGCCTCGATGCATTCCGCGACGGAATGCGGCGCTACTTCCGTCGGCACGAATATGGGAATGCGACGCTGCGTGATTTCCTGGACGCGATTGCCGTCCCCGTCGGCGGTCGCTCGCTGACGGAATGGGCGCATCTATGGCTGGAGCGTCCCGCGCTGAACACGCTGCGCGCGGAGGTGACGGCGGAAGTGACGCAGGAAGGGGAGCGGATCGCCGCACTTCGTCTACGGCAAGAGGCGCCTGCGGAGCACCCGACGCTCAGGCCGCATCGCATCGACGTCGTGCTCGGCTGGGACGATGGCGACGCGCTCACGCTCGAGGCGCTCCCCGCGTTCATCGACGGCGCAGAGGCGGAGGTCCCCGCCGCCGTGGGTCGACCCGCTCCGGCGCTGGTCTTCCCGAACCACAAAGACCTCACGTTCGCTCAGGTGGCGCTGGATCCGCGGTCGCTCGCGTACGTGCGGGCGCACCTGGAGCGGGTGCGCGATCCGCTGCTCCGGCAGCTCCTCGGGGCGTCGCTCTGGAGCATGGTGCGCGATCGGCAGCTCTCGTCCCTCGATTACCTCGCGCTGCTGGGCGAGAAGCTACCGCTCGAGTCCGACCTGGAGCTGACGGAGGCCGCTCTCGGCCATGCGGCGCTCTGCCTGACCCGCTACGTCCCCGAGCCGGAGCGCGCAGGAGCCTCGTCGGCACTCTGCGAGGTGGCGCTCCGCAGCGTGGGGACGGCGCCGCCAGGGGACGCGCGGCTGACGTGGGCACGCGCGCTGGTGAACGCCGCCTACGGGCCGAAGGATCTTTTGCTCGCCGCTGGCCTGTGTGACGGGGCGCTCGGGATCGAAGGCGTGGCCATCGATCAGGACATGCGGTGGACCGTGGCGATCAAGTGGATCGCTCGCGGGATGCCGGGGGCCGAGGAGCGGCTCGCCGAGGAGCGCCGCCGCGACCCGTCGGATCGAGGTCAACGCGCCGCGCTACGTGCCGAGACGGCGCGGCCCGATGCCGCGACCAAGGCGGCGGCCTGGGAGAAGTTCCACGCCGAAGGGTACGGCTCACTGCACCTCACCACGGCGGCCATGGCCGGCTTCGCCTGGTCTTTCCAGCAGGAGGTGCTCGACCCATACCAGGGGGCCTTCTTCGAACGGGTGGTGGGCACCTTCACGTCACGCCCGCCCGAGCTCGCACGCGCGTACTTCAACCATCTGTTCCCGGCCTGGGAGACGAGCCCCGCGGTCCTCGAGCGGTCACAAGCGCTCCTCGACTCGCTCGGCGGGTCTCAGCCGATGCTGGAGCGGATGCTCCGCGAAGCCAACGACGATCTCGCTCGCTCCATCGCCTGCCGCGCCCACGCCGCGGGACGGCTGTCGTCCGCCTCACGGTCGCGCGAAGGGCACGCCTGA